A single Mastomys coucha isolate ucsf_1 chromosome X, UCSF_Mcou_1, whole genome shotgun sequence DNA region contains:
- the Ace2 gene encoding angiotensin-converting enzyme 2, translating into MSSSSWLLLSLVAAVTTAQSLTEENAKTFLNKFNQEAEDLSYQSSLASWNYNTNITEENAQKMNEAAAKWSAFYEEQSKIAQNFSLQEIKTPIIKLQLQALQQSGSSALSADKVKQLNTILNTMSTIYSTGKVCNPKNPQQCLLLEPGLDEIMATSTDYNSRLWAWEGWRADVGKQLRPLYEEYVVLKNEMARANNYKDYGDYWRGDYEAEGAEGYNYNRNQLIEDVDRTFAEIKPLYEHLHAYVRTKLMDTYPSYISPTGCLPAHLLGDMWGRFWTNLYPLTVPFAQKPNIDVTDAMMNQSWDAERIFKEAEKFFVSVGLPHMTQGFWANSMLTEPEDDRKVVCHPTAWDLGHGDFRIKMCTKVTMDNYLTAHHEMGHIQYDMAYATQPFLLRNGANEGFHEAVGEIMSLSAATPKHLKSIGLLPSNFQEDSETEINFLLKQALTIVGTLPFTYMLEKWRWMVFQGEIPKEQWMKKWWEMKREIVGVVEPLPHDETYCDPASLFHVSNDYSFIRYYTRTIYQFQFQEALCKAAKHDGPLHKCDISNSTEAGQKLLNMLRLGNSEPWTLALENVVGARNMDVKPLLNYFEPLFVWLKEQNRNSFVGWNADWSPYADQSIKVRISLKSALGSNAYEWTNDEMFLFRSSVAYAMRKYFSEIKKQTVPFREEDVWVRDLRPRVSFNFFVTSPQNVSDVIPRSEVENAISMSRGRINDVFGLDDNSLEFLGINPTLEPPYQPPVTIWLIIFGVVMGLVVVGIIILIITGIKGRKKKNETKREENPYDSMDIGKGESNAGFQNSDDAQTSF; encoded by the exons aatgagGCTGCGGCCAAATGGTCTGCCTTTTATGAAGAACAGTCTAAGATTGCCCAAAATTTCTCACTACAAGAAATAAAGACTCCGATCATCAAGCTTCAACTGCAGGCCCTTCAGCAGAGCGGGTCTTCAGCACTCTCAGCAGACAAAGTCAAACAG TTGAACACAATTCTGAACACCATGAGTACCATTTATAGTACTGGAAAAGTTTGCAACCCAAAGAATCCACAACAATGTTTATTACTTGAACCAG GATTGGATGAAATAATGGCAACAAGCACAGACTACAACTCTAGGCTCTGGGCTTGGGAGGGCTGGAGGGCTGATGTCGGCAAGCAGCTGAGGCCATTGTATGAAGAGTATGTGGTCCTGAAAAACGAGATGGCAAGAGCAAACA attatAAAGACTATGGGGATTATTGGAGAGGAGACTATgaagcagagggagcagagggcTACAACTATAACCGCAACCAGTTGATTGAAGATGTAGACCGTACCTTCGCAGAG ATCAAACCATTGTATGAGCATCTACATGCCTATGTGAGAACGAAGCTGATGGATACCTACCCTTCCTACATCAGCCCTACTGGATGCCTCCCTGCTCATTTGCTTG GTGATATGTGGGGTAGATTTTGGACAAATCTCTACCCTTTGACTGTTCCTTTTGCACAGAAACCAAACATAGATGTTACTGATGCAATGATGAATCAG agcTGGGATGCAGAAAGGATATTTAAAGAGGCAGAGaagttctttgtttctgttggccTTCCTCATATGACTCAAGGATTCTGGGCAAATTCCATGCTGACTGAACCAGAAGATGACCGCAAAGTGGTCTGCCACCCCACAGCTTGGGATCTGGGACATGGAGACTTCAG AATCAAGATGTGTACAAAGGTCACAATGGACAACTACTTGACAGCCCATCATGAGATGGGACACATCCAATATGACATGGCATATGCCACGCAACCTTTCCTGCTAAGAAATGGAGCCAACGAAGGGTTCCATGAAGCTGTTGGAGAAATCATGTCACTTTCTGCAGCTACCCCCAAGCATCTGAAATCCATTGGTCTTCTGCCATCCAATTTTCAAGAAGATAGTG aaacagaaataaacttCCTACTGAAACAGGCATTGACAATTGTTGGAACACTACCATTTACTTACATGTTAGAGAAGTGGAGGTGGATGGTCTTTCAGGGTGAAATTCCCAAAGAGCAGTGGATGAAAAAGTGGTGGGAGATGAA gCGGGAGATCGTTGGTGTGGTGGAGCCTCTGCCTCATGATGAAACATATTGTGACCCTGCATCTCTATTCCATGTTTCTAATGATTACTCATTCATTCG ATATTACACAAGGACCATTTATCAATTCCAGTTTCAAGAAGCTCTGTGTAAAGCAGCTAAGCATGATGGCCCACTGCACAAATGTGACATCTCAAATTCCACTGAAGCTGGGCAGAAGTTGCT CAATATGCTGCGTCTTGGAAATTCAGAGCCCTGGACCCTAGCCTTGGAAAATGTGGTAGGAGCAAGGAATATGGATGTAAAACCACTGCTCAATTACTTCGAACCATTGTTTGTTTGGCTGAAAGAGCAGAACAGGAATTCTTTTGTGGGGTGGAACGCTGACTGGAGCCCAT ATGCCGACCAAAGCATTAAAGTGAGGATAAGCCTAAAATCAGCTCTTGGAAGTAATGCA TATGAATGGACCAACGACGAAATGTTCCTTTTCCGATCATCTGTTGCCTATGCCATGAGAAAGTATTTTTCAGAGATCAAAAAACAGACAGTTCCTTTTAG AGAAGAAGATGTATGGGTGAGAGATTTGAGACCAAGAGTCTCCTTCAACTTCTTTGTCACTTCACCCCAAAATGTGTCTGATGTCATTCCTAGAAGTGAAGTTGAAAACGCCATCAG TATGTCTCGGGGCCGTATCAATGATGTCTTCGGCCTGGATGATAACAGTCTGGAGTTTCTGGGGATTAATCCAACACTTGAGCCACCTTACCAGCCTCCTGTCACCATATGGCTGATTATTTTTGGTGTTGTGATGGGACTGGTAGTGGTTGGCATCATCATCCTGATCATCACTGGGATCAAAGGTCGAAAGAA gaaaaatgaaacaaaaagagaagagaatccTTATGACTCGATGGACATTGGCAAAGGAGAAAGCAATGCAGGATTCCAAAACAGTGATGATGCTCAGACTTCATTTTAG